Proteins found in one Homalodisca vitripennis isolate AUS2020 unplaced genomic scaffold, UT_GWSS_2.1 ScUCBcl_2;HRSCAF=254, whole genome shotgun sequence genomic segment:
- the LOC124370320 gene encoding zinc finger BED domain-containing protein 4-like, whose protein sequence is MNRKQKTSYLWSYFTTTDPVSKIARCDLCGQLASFKTTVSNLRKHLERKHTTVALPPPGGKHLPVSNVVEPLAVPSLASTLNRTTSNTNIAMQNVNSDNIATNSSMCNIVPNNQPSIRSFIPQQKKISETQKKKLDKLLLNVFVQDYQPFSVVEDEGFKKFVNGLNPNYVLPNRKTISSSMIPAEYEMCLNAVRQEMLTVSNVTLTTDTWTSSNTESYMALTSHHISNDFELKSILLECSVIRSSHTSVNLAVEIDKIVKKFHLEGKIMIIVSDNASNIVGAITNELKLKHFGCFAHTINLILQDALKVCQSLTDRIKAIVSHFKRSTSATEKLREVQKNLGLEPKKLVLQVATRWNSTFYMLQRISELKDAVKTTVALINKEIPVLTEDEWKTCSELVMVLEPFEEVTRNISGENYLTASQVIGFINGLVSVCNKMRKETLSEVSKRVVDELLKGLKTRFSNIENSKTIALATLLDPRFKLAVFSDEKSAGSIKTYCTELMSAIWSKKTSTSVTSVSGSQEKDDGNQPLTKQAKFSIWADLDKMIASKKPSGSKTSAAIVEMNRYLDEECIGRSENPLLWWKQNEVFYPLLSQVVKKHFCAVATSVPCERLFSKAGYIITERRTRLSGKRCEQLLFLNANRYLVQ, encoded by the exons ATGAACAGAAAACAGAAGACTAGTTATTTGTGGTCTTACTTCACAACTACGGATCCCGTAAGTAAAATTGCTAGGTGCGATTTATGTGGTCAATTGGcaagttttaaaactacagtTTCTAACCTTAGAAAGCATTTAGAAAGAAAACATACCACTGTTGCTTTGCCACCGCCAGGAGGGAAACACTTACCGGTATCAAATGTGGTTGAACCCCTTGCTGTTCCTTCTTTGGCCTCTACTTTAAACAGGACTACATCGAACACCAACATTGCCATGCAGAATGTAAATTCTGACAACATTGCCACTAATAGTTCAATGTGTAATATTGTACCAAATAACCAACCAAGCATTAGGTCCTTCATACCTCAGCAGAAAAAAATTAGTGAAACCCAAAAGAAGAAACTAGACAAGCTCCTCTTAAATGTGTTTGTTCAAGATTACCAACCCTTTTCAGTAGTAGAGGACGAAGGTTTTAAAAAGTTCGTCAATGGTCTAAATCCAAACTATGTTCTGCCAAACAGAAAAACCATTTCATCTTCTATGATACCAGCAGAATATGAGATGTGTTTGAATGCTGTTCGACAAGAAATGCTAACAGTATCAAATGTTACTTTGACAACTGACACTTGGACCTCTTCAAACACAGAGAGTTATATGGCTCTAACTTCCCACCACATTTCTAacgattttgaattaaaatcaattttacttgaGTGTTCTGTCATCAGATCTTCTCATACAAGTGTAAACTTGGCGGTAGAAAtagacaaaattgtaaaaaaatttcaccTTGAAGGCAAAATCATGATCATTGTCTCTGACAATGCCAGTAATATTGTAGGGGCTATAACTaatgaactaaaactaaaacacttcGGATGTTTCGcccatacaattaatttaattttgcaggaTGCATTGAAGGTTTGTCAGAGCTTAACAGATCGCATAAAAGCTATAGTTTCTCATTTTAAAAGAAGCACTAGTGCTACAGAGAAGCTAAGGGAAGTACAGAAAAATTTGGGACTGGAACCCAAAAAACTAGTTCTACAAGTAGCTACAAGATGGAACTCAACATTTTATATGTTGCAAAGAATTTCAGAGTTGAAGGATGCTGTTAAAACGACAGTGGCtttaatcaataaagaaattcCAGTGCTCACCGAAGATGAATGGAAGACTTGCTCCGAATTGGTAATGGTTCTGGAACCATTTGAAGAAGTAACCAGAAATATCTCTGGGGAAAATTACCTTACAGCTAGCCAAGTGATTGGATTTATCAATGGACTAGTTTCTGTCTGCAATAAAATGAGAAAAGAAACCCTAAGCGAAGTCTCCAAACGTGTAGTTGATGAATTGCTCAAAGGACTAAAAACCAGATTTTCTAACATTGAAAACAGCAAGACTATAGCTTTGGCGACGTTGTTAGATCCACGTTTCAAGCTTGCAGTATTTTCAGATGAAAAATCAGCTGGATCcataaaaacctactgcactgagctCATGTCAGCCATATGGAGCAAGAAGACAAGCACTTCTGTGACGTCTGTCAGTGGAAGTCAGGAAAAAGACGATGGAAATCAGCCTCTTACAAAACAGGCAAAGTTTTCTATCTGGGCAGACCTTGATAAGATGATAGCATCCAAGAAACCGTCAG GTTCAAAGACATCTGCTGCAATTGTTGAAATGAACCGTTATTTAGACGAGGAATGCATCGGACGCTCAGAAAACCCACTACTGTGGTGGAaacaaaatgaagttttttacCCTCTGTTgtcacaagttgtaaaaaaacatttttgtgcagTGGCAACATCGGTCCCCTGTGAGAGATTATTCTCAAAAGCAGGATACATAATTACAGAACGACGTACCAGATTATCAGGGAAACGATGTGAACAACTGTTGTTTTTAAATGCTAACAGATATTTAGtgcaataa
- the LOC124370321 gene encoding uncharacterized protein LOC124370321, translating to MKRAYGKEYFTAKGKKVAQKIFVNEPCQPSCRNKCNELVAEEERKILFQKFYDMASFQAQNAYICGLCQQSTPITHRIRDGSRGIKNRTVRYHLQLPTKNVKVCKQYFLGTFQISNGRASRALKKVTDGKEPGSDLRGKQVSVNKTDEGRLKILRDHISSFPSYESHYTRSHNPNRKYLPESLNIREMYNLYKNHCYTLNTQPLSESMYRKVFNFEFNLHFHQPHKDTCVKCDTFKMKLAIAEDEEEKRNIERMKEIHLRKADLAREKLDAAKEESKNNSNVYSFTFDLQKALAFPNLTCSIAYYKRNMYVYNLGCHQLADSSAFMYVWNEVEGSRGSQEVASCITEHLSHNVSNDVSHVIMFSDSCGGQNRNIKLALTMMQFIQQENCKIQTVDHKFMVSGHSFLPNDADFGIIEKYSKGKTMYSPRDWYDTITKSKKKKPFVVKIMNREDFNSTQALERSITRRKTNVDKHKVSWFSIQWLRYVRDQPFKIFYKETLNDDIPFDCLDITPAKKGRQMVSLASITTEALYSSPRPVTAAKKKDMMDLLAFIPPIHHSFYTDLTVGNQPEGIDDTPIIDRCSESESDDEKD from the coding sequence ATGAAACGTGCTTATGGGAAGGAGTATTTCACAGCAAAAGGCAAAAAGGTGGCGCAAAAAATATTCGTAAATGAACCATGTCAGCCTTCTTGCAGAAATAAATGCAATGAATTGGTAGCCGAAGAAGAAAggaagattttattccagaagtTTTACGATATGGCCAGTTTTCAAGCACAAAATGCTTATATTTGTGGACTTTGCCAGCAGTCAACACCGATTACTCATCGAATAAGAGATGGCTCTAGAGGAATAAAAAATCGAACAGTAAGGTACCACTTACAATTACCTACCAAAAACGTTAAAGTGTGCAAGCAGTATTTTTTAGGTACATTTCAAATCTCAAACGGAAGAGCTTCTAGAGCCCTCAAAAAGGTTACAGATGGAAAAGAGCCGGGTAGCGATTTAAGGGGGAAGCAGGTTTCTGTTAACAAAACCGATGAAGGTAGACTGAAAATACTCAGAGATCATATTTCTTCATTTCCCTCGTATGAATCACATTATACAAGAAGTCACAATCCGAACCGCAAGTATTTACCAGAATCTCTTAACATTAGAGAGATGTACAATCTGTACAAGAATCATTGCTATACTTTGAACACACAACCTCTATCAGAGTCAATGTACAGAAAAGTGTtcaattttgaattcaatttgcACTTTCATCAGCCTCACAAGGATACGTGTGTGAAATGTGACACGTTCAAAATGAAACTAGCCATagctgaagatgaagaagaaaagagaaatatTGAACGTATGAAGGAAATACATTTGAGAAAAGCAGACCTTGCAAGGGAGAAACTAGACGCAGCGAAAGAAGAATCCAAGAACAATTCCAACGTTTATTCATTTACGTTTGATCTTCAGAAGGCGTTAGCTTTTCCAAATTTGACATGTTCAATTGCATACTACAAAAGaaacatgtatgtgtacaatCTGGGCTGTCATCAGCTAGCAGATAGTTCAGCTTTCATGTATGTTTGGAATGAAGTTGAAGGTTCCCGAGGATCTCAAGAGGTTGCTTCTTGTATTACAGAGCACTTAAGTCACAATGTTTCCAATGATGTTAGTCATGTAATAATGTTCAGCGATAGCTGTGGCGGGCAAAACCGCAACATCAAGCTTGCTCTCACcatgatgcagtttattcaacAAGAGAATTGTAAAATTCAGACAGTAGATCATAAATTTATGGTCAGCGGACACTCATTTCTGCCTAATGACGCAGATTTTGGCATTATAGAAAAGTATTCTAAAGGAAAAACAATGTACTCTCCTCGTGATTGGTACGATACCATAACAAAGTCAAAGAAGAAGAAGCCCTTTGTGGTTAAAATCATGAACCGAGAAGACTTTAATTCCACTCAGGCGCTCGAAAGATCAATTACTAGAAGAAAAACCAATGTAGATAAACACAAAGTATCTTGGTTTAGTATCCAATGGTTGAGGTATGTTAGGGACCAACCCTTCAAGATCTTTTACAAGGAGACACTGAATGATGACATTCCCTTTGATTGTCTTGACATCACCCCAGCAAAAAAAGGAAGGCAAATGGTATCCCTCGCAAGTATCACAACTGAAGCTCTGTACTCGTCACCTCGTCCGGTTACAGCAGCGAAGAAGAAGGACATGATGGATCTCCTAGCCTTCATTCCTCCCATCCACCATAGTTTCTACACAGACCTGACAGTTGGAAATCAGCCTGAAGGAATTGACGACACCCCCATCATCGATCGTTGCAGTGAATCAGAATCCGATGATGAAAAGGACTAA